From a region of the Corallococcus coralloides DSM 2259 genome:
- a CDS encoding glutamate synthase subunit beta, which yields MGKPTGFMEWQRVHAPKRDKVERLEDWRELHLPLAADEAKRQAGRCMDCGIPFCHQGCPLGNLIPDFNDAVYRGQWKEAYQVLSRTNTFPEFTGRLCPAPCEAACVLAIDRDAVTIEQMEKEISERAFAEGWVKARPPARRTGKRVAVVGSGPAGLAAAAQLNSAGHSVTVYEKDGRAGGLLRYGIPDFKLEKAVLDRRLALMEAEGIVFRTGEDVSVTPGWRALREQYDGVVLALGARKARELDVPGRELSGVLQAMDYLEHQNRVVTAGAAPDAKLEAQGKRVIILGGGDTGSDCLGTALRQGAASVMQVELLPAPPQVRAKENPWPRWPLVFRTSTSQEEGGERAFAMMTKRLEGEDGQLKRLHAVRVEVQREPGGALKLEEVPGSEQVFEVDLLVLAMGFTGPNTDRLAEELGVALSPRGTVRVDAKFATTAAGVYCAGDASRGASLIVWALADGREAARALDTWLSGTASVLPTRGQDCAF from the coding sequence ATGGGCAAGCCCACGGGTTTCATGGAGTGGCAGCGCGTCCACGCCCCCAAGCGGGACAAGGTGGAGCGCCTGGAGGACTGGCGCGAACTGCACCTGCCGCTGGCGGCGGACGAGGCGAAGCGGCAGGCGGGGCGCTGCATGGACTGCGGCATCCCCTTCTGCCACCAGGGGTGTCCCCTGGGGAACCTCATCCCGGACTTCAACGACGCGGTGTACCGGGGCCAGTGGAAGGAGGCGTACCAGGTGCTCAGCCGCACCAACACCTTCCCGGAGTTCACCGGACGGCTGTGCCCCGCGCCGTGCGAGGCCGCGTGCGTGCTGGCCATCGACCGGGACGCGGTCACCATCGAGCAGATGGAGAAGGAGATTTCGGAGCGCGCCTTCGCGGAGGGCTGGGTGAAGGCCAGGCCTCCGGCGCGGCGCACGGGCAAGCGCGTGGCCGTGGTGGGCTCCGGCCCCGCGGGCCTGGCGGCGGCGGCGCAGCTCAACTCGGCCGGGCACAGCGTGACGGTGTACGAGAAGGACGGTCGCGCCGGAGGCCTGCTGCGCTACGGCATCCCGGACTTCAAGCTGGAGAAGGCGGTGCTGGACCGCCGGCTCGCGCTGATGGAGGCGGAGGGCATCGTCTTCCGCACGGGTGAGGACGTGTCCGTCACGCCGGGCTGGCGCGCGCTGCGCGAGCAGTACGACGGCGTGGTGCTGGCCCTGGGCGCACGCAAGGCCCGCGAGCTGGACGTGCCGGGCCGCGAGCTGTCCGGCGTGTTGCAGGCCATGGACTACCTGGAGCACCAGAACCGCGTGGTGACGGCGGGCGCCGCGCCGGACGCGAAGCTGGAGGCACAGGGCAAGCGGGTCATCATCCTGGGCGGCGGCGACACGGGCTCGGACTGCCTGGGCACGGCGCTGCGCCAGGGCGCGGCGAGCGTGATGCAGGTGGAGCTGCTCCCCGCGCCGCCGCAGGTGCGCGCGAAGGAGAACCCGTGGCCGCGCTGGCCGCTGGTGTTCCGCACGTCGACCAGCCAGGAGGAGGGCGGCGAGCGCGCCTTCGCGATGATGACGAAGCGGCTGGAGGGCGAGGACGGCCAGCTCAAGCGCCTGCACGCGGTGCGCGTGGAGGTGCAGCGCGAGCCGGGCGGCGCGCTGAAGCTGGAGGAGGTGCCGGGCTCCGAGCAGGTGTTCGAGGTGGACCTGCTGGTGCTGGCCATGGGCTTCACCGGCCCGAACACGGACCGGCTGGCGGAGGAGCTGGGCGTGGCGCTGTCGCCGCGCGGCACGGTGCGGGTGGACGCGAAGTTCGCCACCACCGCGGCGGGCGTGTACTGCGCGGGCGACGCCAGCCGGGGCGCGAGCCTCATCGTCTGGGCGCTCGCGGACGGCCGGGAGGCGGCGCGCGCGCTGGACACCTGGCTGTCCGGCACCGCCTCCGTGCTGCCCACGCGCGGCCAGGACTGCGCGTTCTGA
- the gltB gene encoding glutamate synthase large subunit, producing the protein MPFTLPPRYGLYEPETEHDACGVGFVAHIRGQRSRGIVEDALELLNRLSHRAAAGRDPETGDGAGILVQLPHRFFNHEAPRLGFELPPRRQYGVAQVFLPREPEARRACEALFEDVVEEEGQRLLGWRDVPVAPEELGPLAREAAPVIRQLFIARRRVVPSAFERKLYRIRKLVENRVLARGVDPQGRFHVASCSSETLIYKGLLLPRQLPRFYADLRHPEFVSALALVHSRFSTNTFPTWELAQPFRFIAHNGEINTLRGNRNWMTARRGLLQTAKLGGSLEPLWPIIVPGKSDSAQFDNMVELLYLGGRTLPHAMMMMIPEAWEGHKEMGDERRAFYEYSASLLEPWDGPAAIAFTDGQLIGATLDRNGLRPARYLVTEDDRIILASETGVIDVPASQVRRKGRLTPGRMLLVDTTEGRILEDEEVKHDITSRWPYRRWLQRNVFTFEDLPAVPAPARLKGETLWRLQRAFGYTDEDVRTTLVPMAETGKEPTGSMGTDTPLAVLSDQAPTLFNYFHQLFAQVTNPPIDPLREALVMTLATALGPEGNTFEETPEQCHRLSLPGPILTNGQLARLADQRGDTGLFEPRPLSLLYPHAGGAATALEVAVERLCTAAVDAVDAGASILVLSDRGVDAAHAAIPALLAVSAVHQRLVRDGTRMYTGIVLETAEAREVHHFACLFAYGVSAVNPYLALDTLRALADAGELKVDADKAQAQYLHGLEEGLLKVMSKMGISTLQSYRGSQLFEAVGLQRSLIEKHFTGTSSRVEGVGLPELGREVAERHARGFGAGADGEEDLLPVGGQFRWRRQGERHKWNPATVAKLQAAVRANDAAQFQEYSKLADDETREHSNLRGLLDVVTDGCTPVPLEEVEPALELARRFVTGAMSFGSISAEAHETLAIAMNRLGGRSNSGEGGEESRRYTLDPNGDSRRSAIKQVASARFGVTAEYLVNADELQIKMAQGAKPGEGGQLPGHKVDERIARVRWSTPGVTLISPPPHHDIYSIEDLAQLIYDLQSVNAKARVSVKLVSEVGVGTIAAGVAKAGAGCVVVAGYEGGTGASPLSSLQHAGLPWELGLAETQQVLVHNGLRSRIRVQVDGGLRTARDVLVAALLGAEEFGLATASLVSVGCIMLRKCHLNTCSAGIATQDPALRERYQGTPENVVSFFLLLAEDLRRHMAKLGARKLDELVGRVDLLRQRAAVDHWKARKVDLSALLTAPAAPATEPRHCQTPHRKDVADHLDHELLTKAQSVLAGGPPLMLSLPVANTHRAVGAMLSGEIARRHGSQGLPDGKLRVKLKGSAGQSFGAFLASGVTLELEGDTNDYLGKGLSGGRIIVYPPEGSRFTPEENVLVGNTVLYGATAGEVYLRGLAGERFAVRNSGAQAVVEGVGDHGCEYMTGGVVVVLGQTGRNFAAGMSGGTAYVLDRERNFRERCNLEMVELESLVDESEIWLVHGMIERHLHHTGSALARRVLDNWELMVPQFMKVMPSDYKRVLQARRAARRPPPATSVQQLHVVGGGT; encoded by the coding sequence ATGCCGTTCACCCTCCCTCCGCGCTACGGGCTGTATGAGCCGGAGACCGAGCACGACGCCTGCGGCGTGGGGTTCGTGGCCCACATCCGGGGACAGCGTTCGCGGGGCATCGTGGAGGACGCGCTGGAGCTGCTCAACCGGCTGAGCCACCGCGCCGCGGCGGGACGGGACCCGGAGACGGGTGACGGCGCCGGCATCCTGGTGCAGCTGCCGCACCGCTTCTTCAACCATGAAGCGCCGCGGCTGGGTTTCGAGCTGCCGCCGCGCCGCCAGTACGGCGTGGCGCAGGTGTTCCTGCCTCGGGAGCCGGAGGCGCGCCGCGCGTGCGAGGCGCTGTTCGAGGACGTGGTGGAGGAGGAGGGGCAGCGGCTGCTCGGCTGGCGAGACGTGCCGGTGGCGCCGGAGGAGCTGGGGCCGCTCGCCCGGGAGGCCGCGCCGGTCATCCGGCAGCTGTTCATCGCGCGCAGGCGCGTGGTGCCCAGCGCCTTCGAGCGCAAGCTCTACCGCATCCGCAAGCTGGTGGAGAACCGCGTGCTGGCGCGCGGCGTGGATCCGCAGGGGCGCTTCCACGTGGCCAGCTGTTCGTCGGAGACGCTCATCTACAAGGGGCTCCTCTTGCCCCGGCAGCTGCCGCGCTTCTACGCGGACCTGCGGCACCCGGAGTTCGTCAGCGCGCTGGCGCTGGTGCACTCGCGCTTCTCCACCAACACCTTCCCCACGTGGGAGCTGGCGCAGCCGTTCCGCTTCATCGCGCACAACGGTGAAATCAATACGCTGCGTGGCAACCGCAACTGGATGACGGCGCGGCGCGGGCTGCTCCAGACGGCGAAGCTGGGCGGGAGCCTGGAGCCGCTGTGGCCCATCATCGTCCCGGGCAAGAGCGACTCCGCGCAGTTCGACAACATGGTGGAGCTGCTCTACCTGGGCGGCCGCACCCTGCCCCACGCGATGATGATGATGATCCCGGAGGCGTGGGAAGGCCACAAGGAGATGGGCGACGAGCGCCGCGCCTTCTACGAGTACTCCGCGTCCCTGCTGGAGCCGTGGGACGGGCCCGCCGCCATCGCGTTCACGGACGGGCAGCTCATTGGCGCGACGTTGGACCGCAACGGCCTGCGCCCCGCGCGCTACCTGGTGACGGAGGACGACCGCATCATCCTGGCGTCGGAGACGGGCGTCATCGACGTGCCCGCGTCGCAGGTGCGCCGCAAGGGCCGGCTGACGCCGGGCCGCATGCTGCTGGTGGACACCACGGAGGGGCGCATCCTGGAGGACGAGGAGGTGAAGCATGACATCACCTCGCGCTGGCCCTACCGCCGCTGGCTGCAGCGCAACGTCTTCACCTTCGAGGACCTGCCCGCCGTCCCCGCCCCCGCGCGCCTGAAGGGCGAGACGCTGTGGCGGCTGCAGCGCGCGTTCGGCTACACGGACGAGGACGTGCGCACCACGCTGGTGCCCATGGCGGAGACGGGCAAGGAGCCCACGGGCTCCATGGGCACGGACACGCCTCTGGCCGTGCTGAGCGACCAGGCCCCCACCCTCTTCAACTACTTCCACCAGCTCTTCGCGCAGGTGACCAACCCGCCCATCGACCCGCTGCGCGAGGCGCTGGTGATGACGCTGGCCACCGCGCTGGGCCCGGAGGGCAACACCTTCGAGGAGACGCCGGAGCAGTGCCACCGGCTGTCCCTGCCCGGCCCCATCCTCACCAACGGGCAGCTGGCGCGCCTGGCGGACCAGCGCGGAGACACCGGCCTCTTCGAGCCGCGTCCCTTGAGCCTGCTGTACCCGCACGCGGGCGGCGCGGCCACGGCGCTGGAGGTCGCGGTGGAGCGGCTGTGCACGGCGGCGGTGGACGCGGTGGACGCGGGCGCGAGCATCCTGGTCCTGAGCGACCGGGGCGTGGATGCGGCGCACGCGGCCATCCCGGCGCTGCTGGCCGTGTCCGCGGTGCACCAGCGGCTGGTGCGCGACGGCACGCGCATGTACACGGGCATCGTGCTGGAGACGGCGGAGGCGCGCGAGGTGCACCACTTCGCGTGCCTGTTCGCCTACGGCGTGTCCGCGGTGAACCCGTACCTGGCGCTGGACACGCTGCGCGCGCTGGCGGACGCGGGCGAGCTCAAGGTGGACGCGGACAAGGCGCAGGCGCAGTACCTCCACGGCCTGGAGGAGGGTCTGCTCAAGGTGATGTCCAAGATGGGCATCTCCACGCTCCAGTCCTACCGCGGCTCGCAGCTCTTCGAGGCGGTGGGCCTGCAGCGAAGCCTCATCGAGAAGCACTTCACCGGCACGTCGTCGCGCGTGGAGGGCGTGGGCCTGCCGGAGCTGGGCCGCGAGGTGGCGGAGCGGCACGCGCGCGGCTTCGGCGCCGGCGCGGACGGCGAGGAGGACCTGCTGCCCGTGGGCGGGCAGTTCCGCTGGCGCCGGCAGGGTGAGCGGCACAAGTGGAACCCGGCCACCGTGGCGAAGCTCCAGGCGGCGGTGCGCGCGAACGACGCGGCGCAATTCCAGGAGTACTCGAAGCTGGCGGACGACGAGACGCGCGAGCACAGCAACCTGCGCGGCCTGCTGGACGTGGTGACGGACGGCTGCACGCCGGTGCCGCTGGAGGAGGTGGAGCCCGCGCTGGAGCTGGCGCGGCGGTTCGTCACCGGTGCCATGTCCTTTGGCTCCATCAGCGCGGAGGCGCACGAGACGCTGGCCATCGCGATGAACCGGCTGGGCGGCCGGTCCAACAGCGGCGAGGGCGGCGAGGAGTCCCGCCGCTACACCCTGGACCCCAACGGCGACTCGCGCCGCAGCGCCATCAAGCAGGTGGCCAGCGCGCGCTTCGGCGTCACCGCCGAGTACCTGGTCAACGCGGACGAGCTCCAAATCAAGATGGCCCAGGGCGCCAAGCCCGGCGAGGGCGGCCAGCTTCCGGGCCACAAGGTGGACGAGCGGATTGCCCGCGTGCGCTGGAGCACGCCGGGCGTGACGCTGATTTCGCCGCCGCCGCACCACGACATCTACTCCATCGAGGACCTGGCGCAGCTCATCTACGACCTCCAGTCCGTGAACGCGAAGGCGCGCGTGAGCGTGAAGCTGGTGAGCGAGGTGGGCGTGGGCACCATCGCCGCGGGCGTGGCCAAGGCGGGCGCGGGCTGCGTGGTGGTGGCGGGCTACGAGGGCGGCACGGGCGCCTCTCCCCTCTCCAGCCTCCAGCACGCGGGCCTGCCGTGGGAGCTGGGGCTGGCGGAGACGCAGCAGGTGCTGGTGCACAACGGCCTGCGCTCGCGCATCCGCGTGCAGGTGGACGGCGGCCTGCGCACCGCGCGCGACGTGCTGGTGGCGGCGCTGCTGGGCGCGGAGGAGTTCGGCCTGGCCACCGCGAGCCTCGTGTCCGTGGGCTGCATCATGCTGCGCAAGTGCCACCTCAACACCTGCTCGGCGGGCATCGCCACGCAGGACCCGGCCCTGCGCGAGCGCTACCAGGGCACGCCGGAGAACGTGGTCAGCTTCTTCCTGCTGCTGGCGGAGGACCTGCGCCGGCACATGGCGAAGCTGGGCGCGCGCAAGCTGGATGAGCTGGTGGGCCGGGTGGACCTCTTGCGCCAGCGCGCGGCGGTGGACCACTGGAAGGCGCGCAAGGTGGACCTGTCCGCGCTGCTCACCGCGCCGGCCGCGCCGGCCACCGAGCCGCGCCACTGCCAGACGCCGCACCGCAAGGACGTGGCGGACCACCTGGACCACGAGCTGCTCACGAAGGCGCAGTCCGTGCTCGCGGGCGGGCCGCCGCTGATGCTGTCCTTGCCGGTGGCGAACACGCACCGCGCGGTGGGCGCCATGCTGTCCGGCGAGATTGCCCGCCGCCACGGCTCGCAGGGGCTGCCGGACGGGAAGCTGCGGGTGAAGCTGAAGGGCTCCGCGGGCCAGAGCTTCGGCGCGTTCCTCGCGTCCGGCGTGACGCTGGAGTTGGAGGGCGACACCAACGACTACCTGGGCAAGGGGCTGTCCGGCGGACGCATCATCGTCTACCCGCCGGAGGGCAGCCGCTTCACGCCCGAGGAGAACGTGCTCGTCGGCAACACGGTGCTCTACGGCGCCACGGCCGGCGAGGTGTATCTGCGGGGACTCGCGGGTGAGCGCTTCGCGGTGCGCAACAGCGGCGCGCAGGCGGTGGTGGAGGGCGTGGGCGACCACGGCTGCGAGTACATGACGGGCGGCGTGGTGGTGGTGCTGGGCCAGACGGGCCGCAACTTCGCGGCCGGCATGAGCGGCGGCACCGCGTACGTGCTGGACCGCGAGCGCAACTTCCGCGAGCGCTGCAACCTGGAGATGGTGGAGCTGGAGTCGCTGGTGGACGAGTCCGAAATCTGGCTCGTGCACGGGATGATTGAACGCCACCTGCACCACACCGGCAGCGCGCTGGCGCGGCGGGTGCTCGACAACTGGGAGCTGATGGTGCCGCAGTTCATGAAGGTGATGCCGTCCGACTACAAGCGCGTGCTCCAGGCGCGAAGGGCGGCGCGCAGGCCGCCACCGGCCACGAGCGTCCAGCAGCTCCACGTCGTTGGCGGGGGGACCTGA
- a CDS encoding biliverdin-producing heme oxygenase, producing the protein MQRLKTETRPRHERTEGVVRLMDAHLTPAGYQRQLEAFYGLYLPLEALLAGPLAALEPALDLRARWKTPLLEADLRAMGHDTASLARLPRASPLPALPGLAEALGCAYVLEGSTLGGQLILRHLTRHFGPDARVGNFAFFRAYGDQVGPMWRAFGEALTRASERAASETFDAAVVQGARDTFDTFAAWLMREHDVSVRL; encoded by the coding sequence ATGCAGCGGCTGAAGACGGAGACGCGCCCCCGCCATGAGCGCACGGAGGGCGTGGTGCGTCTGATGGACGCGCACCTGACGCCCGCGGGCTACCAGCGCCAGTTGGAGGCCTTCTACGGGCTCTACCTGCCCCTGGAAGCGCTGCTCGCCGGGCCACTGGCGGCCCTGGAGCCGGCGCTGGATTTGAGGGCGCGCTGGAAGACGCCGCTGCTGGAAGCGGACCTGCGCGCCATGGGGCATGACACGGCCTCGCTCGCGCGGCTGCCACGCGCCTCCCCGCTGCCGGCGCTGCCGGGGCTGGCGGAGGCGCTGGGCTGCGCGTACGTGCTGGAGGGCTCCACGCTGGGGGGCCAGCTCATCCTGCGCCACCTGACGCGCCACTTCGGTCCGGACGCGCGCGTGGGGAACTTCGCCTTCTTCCGGGCCTATGGCGACCAGGTGGGCCCCATGTGGCGCGCGTTCGGTGAAGCGCTCACCCGGGCGTCCGAAAGGGCGGCCTCCGAGACCTTCGACGCGGCCGTCGTGCAGGGCGCCCGCGATACCTTCGACACCTTCGCCGCCTGGTTGATGCGAGAGCACGATGTCTCCGTCCGTCTCTGA
- a CDS encoding ATP-binding protein: MSPSVSDADLSVCDREPIHLLGGIQPRGVLVAFQKDTQAVAVVSANVQALLGAGPDSLVGKPLSGVLPHGLLARVEAGTGPGPVTVEVSGQRCSALLHDSDGLRVLELEPLADEDVGAEETALGAVQRLVSPLARAKGTAALLQEAADAVRELIGYDRVMVYRFHADFHGEVVAESVREGVDSFRGLHFPASDIPAQARALYTRNPVRLIADVDAKVVGLVPPLLPGTRRPLDLSGSALRSVSEIHLEYLRNMGVGASFSVSLLKDGQLWGLMACHHLAPRTVSAARRQACEVLARLLSLQLSAEERSLESAAQARRAALLNALVLPNLGERSPAKALEAQAPLLMELTGSHGVALVLGASAGPEASPLLLGTTPSAEEVRALVAWLSSRELPEESFHVDRLGDVYPPLASRADVAAGLLAVRLDPSVPHFALWFRPEVARTVAWAGNPNKPVRPEPGHARLRPRASFDVWREEMKGASTPWSAQDLEAARALKGALVGVVLRHAEELARLSRELARSNAELDAFGGTVAHDLKEPLRGILQYSSFLQEDFGPTLGADGRQQLEALAWLAKRTHDLLDSLFEYSRLGRLDLSWEETDQDALVEDVLTTLGARLEEGRVEVRLPRRLPKVACDAVRIRQVWANLISNAAKYQTAEPRWVEVGFVGPGEARPEAARHVTAPYLFYVKDPGIGIAPQFHEAIFELFRRLHPAQAYGGGTGAGLAIARRLVSLHGGALWVDSAPGQGSTFFFTLGEGPRP; this comes from the coding sequence ATGTCTCCGTCCGTCTCTGATGCCGACCTCAGCGTCTGTGACCGCGAGCCCATCCACCTGCTGGGCGGCATCCAGCCCCGGGGGGTGCTCGTCGCCTTCCAAAAGGACACGCAAGCCGTCGCGGTCGTGAGCGCGAACGTCCAGGCGCTGCTCGGCGCCGGGCCGGACTCGCTTGTGGGCAAGCCCCTGTCCGGCGTGCTTCCCCATGGGCTGCTCGCGCGCGTGGAGGCGGGCACGGGGCCGGGGCCCGTCACCGTGGAGGTGTCGGGACAGCGCTGCTCCGCGCTCCTGCACGACAGTGACGGCCTGCGCGTGCTGGAGCTGGAGCCGCTGGCGGACGAGGACGTGGGCGCGGAGGAGACCGCGCTGGGCGCGGTGCAGCGGCTGGTGTCTCCGCTGGCGCGCGCGAAGGGGACGGCCGCGCTGCTCCAGGAGGCCGCGGACGCGGTGCGGGAGCTCATCGGCTACGACCGGGTGATGGTCTACCGCTTCCACGCGGACTTCCACGGCGAGGTCGTGGCGGAGAGCGTGCGCGAGGGCGTGGACTCCTTCAGGGGCCTGCACTTCCCCGCGAGCGACATCCCCGCGCAGGCGCGCGCCCTCTACACGCGCAACCCCGTGCGCCTCATCGCGGACGTGGACGCGAAGGTCGTGGGCCTGGTGCCTCCGCTGCTGCCGGGCACCCGGCGCCCGTTGGACCTGTCCGGCTCCGCGCTCCGCAGCGTGTCGGAAATCCATCTGGAGTACCTGCGCAACATGGGCGTGGGCGCGTCCTTCAGCGTGTCGCTCCTGAAGGATGGACAGCTCTGGGGGCTCATGGCCTGCCACCACCTGGCGCCCCGCACGGTGTCCGCCGCGCGGCGGCAGGCGTGCGAGGTGCTGGCGCGGCTGTTGTCGCTCCAGCTCTCCGCGGAGGAGCGGAGCCTGGAGTCCGCCGCCCAGGCGCGCCGCGCGGCGCTGCTCAACGCGCTGGTCCTGCCGAACCTGGGCGAGCGCAGCCCCGCGAAGGCGCTGGAGGCGCAGGCCCCGCTGCTGATGGAGCTCACGGGCTCCCACGGCGTGGCGCTGGTGCTGGGCGCGAGCGCGGGCCCGGAGGCATCGCCCCTGTTGCTCGGCACCACGCCGTCCGCGGAGGAGGTGCGCGCCCTGGTGGCGTGGCTCTCCTCGCGCGAGCTTCCGGAGGAGTCCTTCCACGTGGACCGGCTGGGGGACGTGTACCCGCCGCTGGCCTCGCGCGCGGACGTGGCCGCGGGCCTGCTGGCGGTGCGCCTGGATCCTTCCGTGCCGCACTTCGCGCTGTGGTTCCGCCCGGAGGTGGCGCGCACCGTGGCGTGGGCCGGCAACCCGAACAAGCCCGTGCGTCCGGAGCCGGGCCATGCGCGGCTGCGTCCCCGCGCGTCCTTCGACGTCTGGCGTGAGGAGATGAAGGGCGCCTCCACTCCGTGGTCCGCGCAGGACCTGGAGGCGGCGCGCGCGCTCAAGGGCGCGCTGGTGGGCGTGGTGCTGCGGCACGCGGAGGAGCTGGCCCGGCTGTCGCGGGAGCTGGCCCGCTCCAACGCGGAGCTGGACGCGTTCGGCGGCACCGTGGCGCACGACCTCAAGGAGCCCCTGCGCGGCATCCTCCAGTACAGCTCCTTCCTCCAGGAGGACTTCGGTCCCACGCTGGGCGCGGACGGACGCCAGCAGCTGGAGGCCCTGGCATGGCTGGCGAAGCGCACGCACGACCTGCTCGACAGCCTCTTCGAGTACAGCCGCCTGGGCCGGCTGGATTTGTCGTGGGAGGAGACGGATCAGGATGCCCTGGTGGAAGATGTGCTGACGACGCTGGGCGCAAGGCTGGAGGAGGGCAGGGTGGAGGTCCGCCTGCCCCGCCGCCTGCCCAAGGTGGCGTGTGATGCCGTCCGCATCCGCCAGGTGTGGGCCAACCTCATCAGCAACGCCGCCAAGTACCAGACAGCCGAGCCGCGCTGGGTGGAGGTGGGCTTCGTGGGGCCGGGAGAAGCGCGCCCGGAGGCGGCGCGGCACGTCACCGCGCCCTACCTTTTCTACGTGAAGGACCCGGGCATCGGCATCGCGCCGCAGTTCCACGAAGCCATCTTCGAGCTGTTCCGCCGCCTGCATCCCGCGCAGGCCTATGGCGGCGGCACGGGGGCGGGGCTGGCCATCGCGCGCCGGCTGGTGTCGCTGCACGGCGGCGCGCTCTGGGTGGACTCCGCGCCGGGACAGGGCTCCACCTTCTTCTTCACGCTGGGCGAGGGACCGCGACCATGA
- a CDS encoding response regulator, with protein sequence MKPLLLVEDSDPDAEALMRIAKRLPLPVPVVRVRDGENALDYLYRRGAHADAERPVLILLDLHMPGIGGREVLATLKADPDLRSIPVIIFSSSVEEGDVEGAYANGANSYLFKPEVGPQLQATAEALHAFWFKAARLPEAQEPEA encoded by the coding sequence ATGAAGCCGCTGCTGCTGGTGGAGGACAGTGATCCGGACGCGGAGGCGCTGATGCGCATCGCGAAGCGGCTGCCCCTGCCCGTGCCGGTGGTGCGCGTGCGCGACGGCGAGAACGCCCTGGACTACCTCTACCGGCGCGGGGCCCATGCGGACGCGGAGCGCCCGGTGCTCATCCTGCTGGACCTGCACATGCCCGGCATCGGCGGGCGCGAGGTGCTGGCCACGCTGAAGGCGGACCCGGACCTGCGCTCCATCCCCGTCATCATCTTCTCCTCCTCCGTGGAGGAGGGGGACGTGGAGGGCGCGTACGCGAACGGCGCCAACAGCTACCTCTTCAAACCGGAGGTCGGTCCCCAGCTGCAGGCCACCGCGGAGGCGCTCCATGCCTTCTGGTTCAAGGCCGCGCGCCTGCCCGAGGCCCAGGAGCCGGAAGCATGA
- a CDS encoding hybrid sensor histidine kinase/response regulator yields the protein MSLRVLLVDDGMADRLAVSRALARDPDMQWEVVPMSNAEDALAYLSVNTVDAMLLDYHLPGMNGVTLLQKITELGLPRVPAVVVLTGSGNERVAVDAMKAGAQDYLVKEAFSPERLRRSLRSAVDTVLMTRELEERRLRAERAEAAAREALAVRDELFSLATHDLKGPLQIMTLNAQVLRRQIPAAAMTPSLETRLGHIVRAAHRMGELIDHFLEVTRGQERPLKREPMDLLAMVRGKVRELEANASRHHFVLEAPEGRDFTGDWDAHALERVLENLMGNAVKYSAAGSTVTVHLTVEEADAQQFVLLAVTDQGIGIPAEDLPFVFERFHRGRNVSRDVSGSGVGLASARRMVELHGGTLVVRSVEGQGSTFTVRLPRGIALPAGPARSTSEHTAP from the coding sequence ATGAGCCTGCGCGTGCTGCTGGTGGACGACGGCATGGCGGACCGCCTCGCGGTCAGCCGCGCGCTGGCGCGCGACCCGGACATGCAGTGGGAAGTGGTGCCCATGTCCAACGCGGAGGACGCGCTGGCGTACCTGTCCGTCAACACGGTGGACGCGATGCTGCTCGACTACCACCTGCCCGGCATGAACGGCGTCACCCTGCTCCAGAAGATCACGGAGCTGGGGCTGCCCAGGGTGCCCGCCGTGGTGGTGCTCACCGGCAGCGGCAACGAGCGCGTGGCGGTGGACGCCATGAAGGCCGGCGCCCAGGACTACCTGGTGAAGGAGGCCTTCAGCCCGGAGCGCCTGCGCCGCAGCCTGCGGTCCGCGGTGGACACGGTGCTGATGACGCGCGAGCTGGAGGAGCGCCGCCTGCGCGCCGAGCGCGCCGAGGCCGCCGCCCGCGAGGCCCTGGCCGTGCGCGACGAGCTCTTCTCGCTGGCCACGCACGACTTGAAGGGCCCGCTTCAAATCATGACGCTCAACGCCCAGGTGCTGCGCCGGCAGATTCCCGCCGCCGCGATGACGCCCTCCCTGGAGACGCGCCTGGGCCACATCGTGCGCGCGGCGCACCGCATGGGCGAGCTCATCGACCACTTCCTGGAGGTGACGCGCGGCCAGGAGCGCCCCCTCAAGCGCGAGCCCATGGACCTGCTGGCCATGGTGCGCGGCAAGGTGCGCGAGCTGGAGGCCAACGCGTCACGCCACCACTTCGTCCTGGAGGCGCCGGAGGGGCGCGACTTCACCGGCGATTGGGACGCGCATGCCCTGGAGCGCGTGCTGGAGAACCTGATGGGCAACGCGGTGAAGTACAGCGCCGCGGGCTCCACCGTCACCGTGCACCTGACGGTGGAGGAGGCGGACGCGCAGCAGTTCGTGCTGCTCGCCGTGACGGACCAGGGCATCGGCATCCCGGCGGAGGACCTGCCCTTCGTCTTCGAGCGCTTCCACCGCGGGCGCAACGTGTCCCGGGACGTGTCTGGCAGCGGCGTGGGCCTGGCCAGCGCGCGCCGCATGGTGGAGCTGCACGGCGGCACGCTCGTCGTGCGCAGCGTGGAGGGGCAGGGCTCCACCTTCACCGTGCGCCTGCCCCGGGGCATCGCGCTGCCCGCGGGGCCCGCGCGGTCCACGTCCGAGCACACCGCGCCGTAG